A section of the Bombus huntii isolate Logan2020A chromosome 5, iyBomHunt1.1, whole genome shotgun sequence genome encodes:
- the LOC126865754 gene encoding U1 small nuclear ribonucleoprotein 70 kDa-like isoform X1 gives MDSKRHERSSKSNTDSPPAPPSPPMYSASYTTYDGYKNRMSSRRSPSPLEYRSSRSSRNDSPQDRRRRRRSTSKSSPTRSYKRSRSPDRDKDRDRDRDRSRKYSRRDRSRSRSRGRSRSRDRRRSRSRNRSKDRHRGRESRRYHRAPSYESDTAEDNTETTVSHPVVPPQSNAFKNDGSFMEMFKKMQEQMQPAQKPATSVLEEKTVVPPPLMVGKRRGGRILKTGMVAKPKTEQTVEQPKDAWSLYMAEVKKYREVCCQEEDNTRPLVK, from the coding sequence ATGGATTCAAAACGGCATGAACGCAGTTCCAAGTCCAATACAGATTCACCACCAGCTCCACCTTCGCCTCCTATGTATAGTGCAAGTTATACAACATATGATGGGTACAAAAACAGAATGTCGTCGCGCCGTTCACCTTCACCCTTGGAGTATAGAAGCAGTAGATCTTCCCGAAATGACTCGCCACAAGACAGACGTAGAAGAAGACGCAGTACTTCAAAATCTTCTCCAACTAGATCGTACAAACGATCTCGATCCcccgatagagataaagatcgAGACAGAGATAGAGATCGATCGCGCAAATATTCCAGGAGAGATAGATCAAGGTCTAGGTCAAGAGGAAGATCGCGTTCCAGAGATAGGAGACGTAGTCGCAGTCGTAATAGGAGTAAAGATAGACATAGAGGTAGAGAAAGCCGCAGATACCATAGAGCACCATCGTACGAGTCAGATACAGCTGAAGATAATACAGAAACAACTGTATCTCATCCAGTTGTTCCTCCACAATCTAATGCTTTTAAGAATGATGGTAGTTTTATggaaatgtttaaaaaaatgcaGGAACAAATGCAACCTGCACAAAAACCGGCGACTTCTGTTTTGGAAGAAAAAACTGTTGTTCCTCCACCTTTGATGGTAGGAAAGAGGCGAGGAGGTAGAATTTTAAAAACTGGAATGGTTGCCAAACCAAAGACTGAACAAACTGTTGAACAACCCAAGGATGCTTGGTCACTCTATATGGCTGAAGTGAAAAAATACAGAGAAGTTTGCTGTCAGGAAGAAGATAACACAAGACCATTGGTTAAATAG
- the LOC126865754 gene encoding uncharacterized protein LOC126865754 isoform X2, whose product MVKYTELGNAATLETPIDLKPNTAPYDPRFPNQNQTRYCYTSFVDFQRCKKRHGEDYDACKYFKKVYSAMCPNSWITNWNDQIENGNFPGNL is encoded by the exons ATGGTTAAATATACAGAACTTGGAAATGCGGCAACATTAGAAACCCCCATCGATTTGAAACCAAACACAGCACCATATGACCCAAGATTCCCAAATCAAAACCAGACAAG ATATTGTTACACTAGTTTTGTGGATTTTCAACGTTGCAAAAAACGacatggtgaggattatgatgcatgtaaatatttcaaaaaagtATACTCTGCAATGTGCCCAAATAGTTGGATAACAAATTGGAATGATCAAATTGAGAACGGAAATTTTCCAGGAAACTTATAA